Part of the Chaetodon trifascialis isolate fChaTrf1 chromosome 1, fChaTrf1.hap1, whole genome shotgun sequence genome, TCTCGTAAAAAAATCATGGCAGACTGATATCTAATATTATCGGCATTTcctgcataaaacaaaacaatgcaggaGATATAAAAAGGCAAATCATTGCAGATTGAGATTAATGAGCGGCAAAGGATAGATCAACATTTGAAGGGCTTTCTGAGGCCTTTGTACTCTGCGTGACACTTTCTGACCAATATCCGTCCTCCGGACTCAGCAGACCCGGTGGCGGTGCGGCAGGCCCCGCATCGGAACCACGTCCACAAGCAGTCGGAGAAGACGACGCGGGTCAGGACGGTGCTGAACGAGAAGCAGCTCCACACGTTGCGGACCTGCTATAACGCCAACCCGAGGCCGGACGCGCTGATGaaggagcagctggtggagatgACCGGCCTGAGCCCCAGGGTGATCCGGGTCTGGTTCCAGAACAAGCGCtgcaaagacaagaagaagtCAATCCTCatgaagcagctccagcagcagcaacacagtgaTAAGACTGTAAGCATCTTCGTAAGTTTGACCACTTGATTACTATCAACgattatgtttttattctcttagttgcatgtcatttaaaatcacGAGCAGGAGAGACTGACATGTATCTTTATTATTAGAGTGCGCTAAAAAGCAACCAAGCCATATTTAACTTTATACCGTATTTCAATGAATGATGACGATCTCTTTGGTGGTTGTTTGCCTTGTGCTTATCACTTGCAGGTGATGCTCACCTTTTTGTTTATCACTGATGGGAATCACGACTAGCCGACTAGCCCATAATTGGACTCTTTCCCAAACTTAAGATTTTAGTTTGCTTACGCTGAGACACAGTAGAAGCGTCCCAGTCAGCTCCAGTGTTACTCTGTACTCAAACTTAAGGTCAATGAATAATGAATCAACTGGTTTGGCTTCAGATGCTTGATCTCAAAGATAAAATCAACCTCTGCAAACAGGCTTGGTCTGCATCTCTGCaacatctcttcctctgtgacCATAGTTCAATCTCTGCTCCACCCAAGAGGAAACTTTTGGGGAAAATTTGCTGTCACCATTATTCCAAATGTAGCACTGATCATTAATAGTACAAGAAAGAGGATTCTGAAAACGTGCACATGAGGACATATTAACCAGTTTTTGGTGACAGACGCTGTCCTGCTGGACACATGATGCTTATGCTATTTGAACAATTTTGAAAATTCTTTTGCCAGAACCTGCAGGGCCTCACTGGGACACCTCTCGTGGCTGGGAGTCCTATCCGTCACGAGAGCACTGTGCAGGGGAACCCAGTGGAGGTTCAGACCTACCAGCCTCCATGGAAAGCCCTGAGTGAGTTCGCCCTGCAGAGCGACCTGGACCAGCCAGCCTTCCAacaactggtgtgtgtgtgttcaggacaGATAgatgcgcgcgcgcgcgcgcacacacacacacacacacacacacacacacacacacacacacacacacacacacacacacacacacacacacacactgcaggctgtaacctgatctatctatctatctatctatctatctatctatctatctatctatctatctatctatctatctatctatctatctatctatctatctatccacgTGCACAGGGACAATCATTTGAATGTTATTGTGAATAACACATGCGCACGCACTCTCTGAGTGACCACACGtaaacacaaaactgcacaCGCCTGAATATTTCGTATATTCTGACACATGATTTCTGTCCGCTCAGGTGTCTTTCTCTGAGTCGGGCTCTCTCGGGAACTCTTCGGGCAGCGACGTGACTTCTTTGTCCTCTCAGTTACCGGACACCCCCAACAGTATGGTACCCAGCCCGGTGGAGACGTGAAACGGGGCCCCTGAAACCTGTCGCCCCGACCCTCACCTCCTGCAAGGACAGTTGCAGCATGATCCCGGTCCCCCCCTCCCCTGCATGTGACCAGCTCATCACATCGCCCAAactacagagaggagagtgttTTTTCCCTGACATGTAAGAGATGGAACGAAGAAAGCACCGACTGACTCcgagtttttttttatttaattttattttttcgTGGAGCTTTCATTGACAATAAGCAGAACAATTGATGCATGACTTGATACGGAGAAGGCAGATGTACAGAGGACCTCCTGATGGATATACTACAAGAAAACCTTCCCTCAAAAACAAATTGGAAACATTTCCACGTCGAAACAGAAGGACTTTCTGCGAGTTCATTGTGATCATATTGTGTCTTGTTTCTTCAACATGAGAATTTTTTGATACATTTATTGCGTTGTCGAGTCCAGTTGACTCTTTGTCTTAAGGTCAGAGCATGATAATCTGCAAACTATTCGTGTTGTAAAATACTTTATCTTAAGGGCAGGACACAGGTTGTTTGAGCTTCTCGAACAAAAAGTAAATTATTgttatattatttattgttaGGAAAGCGATTCGTAAAGGGATTAttaactgataaaaaaaataaaaagctgaataCATGTCTTTGTACAGGCGCAGTTTTTTTAACCTCTCAATCTACTGTCGCTTTTCCATTTGCGAGACATTATCGTAGATGataatttcttttatttgaaaatTCCGCTTTCACTGCAAAAGTaaggagagaaaagcagtgaCTGCACGGACCTAATAACAGCTTGCGTCGTGGCGCGTTCATGGTGACCAAGTCACGCTCACTGTCCTCAGACCGTAAACATCTCATGAGGGCCAGTCATGTcagagcagagaagcagagaccAGCATGAAGAAAAGATTCAACGCGTTTAATAAGGAAAACAAATAATCATGAAATATGCTGTTTGTCCTGTTCAACATGTATCAAGTTAACCTGCAGGAATCGAAGCTTGGAGGCTCTGTTGTCTTATCTTCGCCCTCCATCTgcggagcccccccccccccccccccccccccccccccccccttcgGTTGTGTAGCAGGAATCGGCCAGTGGTCATTTACTATCTTGGGGGCAAAAATCTGCTGTAAATTGTGCTCAGTCCAGTTACTCTGGTTGAGTCACAAGCTGGTCTAGACAGCGCGGAGGGATCGGCGACCTCTTATCTAGTCCTGGCATCACCTGCAAGCGATACACTGACTGAAGCCACAACAAACTAACTAACCAAACACCCCctcatccactcacacacacacacacacacatacacacacacacacacacacacacacacacacacacacacacaccccctccccAAAGCCCCTCGTATGTgaggggagcagagagcagctcgtAAAGGGTCACTTCTCCTCCTCGGTTTATTTTCTTTCGGTGAATTGCGTTATTGCGCACGGGTCAGCCGACATGACAGCTCAGGCTAAGTGAACTAAACCAACTGACCCCCTTCACGCCGTGTGCAGGACCAAACAAAGCTGCCATGCATGCACTGAAAATCTGTGGATCAACCTGCTCTGTTGGCACATACGCATTCGTAATTTATTTAGAGGCGTGCATGCGGTGCTCTGTTTTATCTGACGTGATTTAGATATAAATCGGCTCTGAAACGTTCTTTGTTATTGTGAAAATCAGGTGtgctcatttcatttctcttcagTGCAGTTTTGCTGCTTTGGAGGGAATTTAGATAAAAAGGCAGAGATAAGAGAAAACGTCTTtaattaccaaaaaaaaaaaaaaaaaaaaaaaaaagaaagaaagaaagaaagaaagaaagaaagaaagaaagaaagaaaaaaaagagtctttATATTTAATTCTCATCACATTTGGAAATAAATAGAATTATCCTGGTGCAGTAATTTCCCCACCTGCTGCCTTTTATCCAAACTGGATTCAATAATAAGGACACCAAATCACTGATGAACGTATGTTAATATTTGAGCGTCTTTCACTGTTAAACAATCCAACTGATGGTTTTTCCTGCACTGACACCGTCTTAATCGGAAGTTTAAATGACAAAGGCAGATAATAGATTTGTAATTGAGCTATTTCAAATAAGATAAGTAAACAATGCGAGCAGATTAAGATAACACAGATAAGTGAAGAATAACAATGGCGTTTACAGACAAGAATGCAGGCCTATTAACCCTCCTCTATCAGAAAATCACTGTGGGGCCGTGCATGTTTCCAAAGCAGCCTGTTCCAGCATAGAGACTGTATATAAGTCATCCCCTAAAGGACCACACGAGatcacattaaaataaactaaaacagTTCTTACTatcatgtaaaaataatccCCTCTCTCATCTTTTGAACCATCAATTTTGTACaatgaaaaaagccaaaattgcaaaaaggtaaaaaaaaaaaaaaaaaagttttctcaAAAGATCAAATGAGTCACAACACCGATAAAATATGGAGAAATTAAATAAggaaaatatttatatatattttttaagaaaagctCTTACAGACGTTTTCTAAAATTCAGGTttgcatgagaaaaaaaatgcacggaaaaaataaaaaacggGGCAAATAACAGTTTAATATTTAAATGCACAATCACATTCAATGAACGACGTGAAGTACAACAATGAAGCTGCAGTTTATTGTCTGTTCGCCTGAGATGCTGACAGATCACGTCCTCTGACAGCCATAAAAAGAGGCGTGAGTACCTGTAAGGCATCTGATCTTCTCTGGGGTCAATGGGCGTTTCCCCTCAGTGTGTTAAACAAGAACTACAACAAACAGCGGTGATCCTTACCTGCAGCCCCGGCTACAGTGTCTGCACCACAGCCTGATTTTAACCCGAGCATGACTGGGCCTCATACTGACCTGCACGCAGAGACCCCGTACAGCAAATATTAATATACTCCCGAATTTATTTCTCACATTATGAAACAAACCACAATTAAGCTTCTGCCACATTATTAAGGATTAACTGCAAACTGTGTCAAGTTGCCACAACGCAACCAGACGCTGTCAGAGGGAATGACACCGTATCATTAATGATTAAGAGGACGAGTCCATTTAAAGGTGTGATGTAATTCTCTAATTGGCGAGGGGTGGACGTAATTAGATCACCCAGCGCGCTCGCGAGGACTGCAGCGCCGCCCACAACCACGAGTCACTAAACGGTCAGTGACTGATAGACACGGGGCTCATTAAAATATTCTTTCATCTACTGCagaagattttttatttttttttggttagtCTGTcaggtaaaaaataaataacactaAGTCAGACTTTGACACGTGCATGCTGCACCCAATATGCAAAGTAATGTTCCCCACAATCCCATGATAATTTAACAGAGACTTACATGGTCATATGTACCAT contains:
- the LOC139333067 gene encoding insulin gene enhancer protein ISL-3 isoform X1, producing MVDIIFSSSFLGDMGDHSKKKPGFAMCVGCGSQIHDQYILRVSPDLEWHAACLKCAECSQYLDETCTCFVRDGKTYCKRDYVRLFGIKCAKCNLGFSSSDLVMRARDNVYHIECFRCSVCSRQLLPGDEFSLREDELLCRADHSLLLERSSAGSPISPGHIHSNRPLHLTDPVAVRQAPHRNHVHKQSEKTTRVRTVLNEKQLHTLRTCYNANPRPDALMKEQLVEMTGLSPRVIRVWFQNKRCKDKKKSILMKQLQQQQHSDKTVSIFNLQGLTGTPLVAGSPIRHESTVQGNPVEVQTYQPPWKALSEFALQSDLDQPAFQQLVSFSESGSLGNSSGSDVTSLSSQLPDTPNSMVPSPVET
- the LOC139333067 gene encoding insulin gene enhancer protein isl-2a isoform X2, which translates into the protein MVDIIFSSSFLGDMGDHSKKKPGFAMCVGCGSQIHDQYILRVSPDLEWHAACLKCAECSQYLDETCTCFVRDGKTYCKRDYVRLFGIKCAKCNLGFSSSDLVMRARDNVYHIECFRCSVCSRQLLPGDEFSLREDELLCRADHSLLLERSSAGSPISPGHIHSNRPLHLTDPVAVRQAPHRNHVHKQSEKTTRVRTVLNEKQLHTLRTCYNANPRPDALMKEQLVEMTGLSPRVIRVWFQNKRCKDKKKSILMKQLQQQQHSDKTNLQGLTGTPLVAGSPIRHESTVQGNPVEVQTYQPPWKALSEFALQSDLDQPAFQQLVSFSESGSLGNSSGSDVTSLSSQLPDTPNSMVPSPVET